Proteins found in one Oncorhynchus mykiss isolate Arlee chromosome 3, USDA_OmykA_1.1, whole genome shotgun sequence genomic segment:
- the LOC110511998 gene encoding cytochrome b5 reductase 4 isoform X1 → MTQRKHHFTVVHTSKSWSFIVVLIEDPSYTGFLRNLACFRRVAMLNVPSQSFPAASSQQRVAPAGQSGRNKVALKPGHSLMDWIRVAKSGRDLTGLRGRLIDVTEEELQKHNTRDDCWTCIRGMVYNVSPYMDFHPGGEEELMKAAGIDGTDLFDQVHRWVNYESMLKECLVGRMAVKASTALKAQSVIKDSITHLNGLAPPPLPTSMLPPAFLTPPSPSSSLQPSAAPPPTQPKDARPRYDWFQTDVTVNIVVYTKRKLPSSGCTIVDLQDGVLRVEVLLGKMSYILRQRLAQEVDGSVAVHTACAVGKIQVSMRKAAKGKWEELGEPLEFHDSLFRKKDRAIFYRECMLVSKTAVTHDTWVFRLQLPLGTLMHVPVGKHIYLKSLIQDSEVVKPYTPVEETLVPATLDSTEGTAATDIFLMIKVYPDGVLTPHLNNLNIGDHLSVSSPDGPFSLRLLREVTHLYLLAAGTGFTPMARVIRLALQDLGSLRKTKLMFFNRQERDILWHSKLDGLAAEDERFQVEYILSELCDGFCSALIYGSRFQVEYILSEPCDGWAGRKGRVEASMLTDFLVRPEGSKVFVCVCGPSAFTELTVGLVRQHCFSEEEIHVFQG, encoded by the exons ATGACACAACGGAAACATCATTTCACAGTGGTTCACACCTCCAAGAGTTGGTCCTTTATTGTCGTGTTAATCGAAGACCCGTCTTATACAGGATTCCTCCGGAATTTGGCTTGCTTTCGAAGAGTCGCGATGCTGAACGTCCCATCCCAGTCGTTCCCTGCAGCCAGCTCTCAGCAGCGTGTTGCTCCAGCCGGTCAGTCCGGCAGGAACAAG gTAGCATTGAAGCCTGGCCACAGTCTGATGGACTGGATCCGTGTGGCTAAGAGTGGCCGGGACCTGACAGGGCTGAGAGGCAGACTTATAGACGTCACGGAGGAGGAGCTGCAAAAACACAACACACGTGATGACTGCTGGACCTGCATACGAG gCATGGTTTATAATGTGAGCCCCTACATGGATTTCCAccctggaggagaagaggaactGATGAAGGCAGCTGGGATAGACGGAACAGACCTTTTTGACCAG GTCCACCGGTGGGTGAACTATGAGTCCATGTTAAAGGAGTGTCTGGTAGGGAGGATGGCTGTGAAGGCCAGCACTGCTCTCAAAG CTCAGTCTGTGATAAAGGACAGCATCACTCATTTAAATG gtctAGCCCCCCCTCCTCTGCCCACCTCCATGCTCCCTCCTGCTTTCCtcacccctccctcaccctcctcatCACTGCAACCCTCAGCCGCCCCGCCACCAACCCAACCCAAAGACGCCCGGCCCAG gtatgACTGGTTTCAAACTGATGTCACAGTCAATATTGTGGTTTACACCAAACGGAAG CTCCCCAGCTCTGGCTGTACCATAGTTGACCTGCAAGATGGTGTTCTACGGGTGGAAGTTCTTCTGGGGAAAATGTCCTACATACTGCGTCAAC GTCTAGCCCAAGAAGTAGATGGAAGCGTTGCTG TCCACACAGCGTGTGCTGTGGGGAAGATTCAGGTCAGCATGCGTAAAGCGGCCAAAGGAAAGTGGGAGGAGCTTGGTGAACCACTGGAATTCCATGATTCTCTTTTCAGGAAGAAAGATCGAG ccatCTTCTACAGAGAGTGTATGTTAGTTTctaagacagcagtcacacacgaCACCTGGGTGTTCCGGTTACAACTCCCTCTAGGGACGCTCATGCACGTGCCGGTTGGGAAACACATCTACCTCAAGTCCCTCATCCAAG ACAGTGAGGTGGTGAAGCCCTACACGCCAGTCGAGGAAACACTGGTACCAGCTACACTGGACTCCACAGAGGGGACTGCAGCCACTGACATCTTCCTCATGATCAAAGTCTACCCAGATGGAGTGTTGACTCCACACCTAAACAACCTCAACATCG GTGACCACCTGTCTGTCAGCAGCCCAGATGGTCCGTTCAGTCTCCGCCTCCTGCGCGAGGTCACTCACCTCTACCTGTTAGCAGCCGGCACGGGGTTCACGCCGATGGCTCGGGTGATCCGATTGGCTCTCCAGGACCTGGGCTCACTCAG GAAAACCAAGCTGATGTTCTTCAACAGACAGGAAAGAGACATCCTGTGGCACTCTAAACTTGACGGCCTCGCAGCTGAagatgagag GTTCCAGGTGGAGTATATTCTGTCAGAGCTGTGTGATGGGTTCTGTTCTGCTCTAATCTATGGTTCCAGGTTCCAGGTGGAGTATATTCTGTCAGAGCCGTGTGATGGGTGGGCAGGCAGGAAGGGGCGGGTTGAGgcctccatgctgactgacttcCTGGTTAGGCCTGAGGGGTCAaaggtctttgtgtgtgtgtgtggcccctcAGCCTTCACTGAGCTGACTGTGGG gtTGGTGAGACAGCATTGTTTCAGTGAAGAGGAGATTCATGTTTTCCAGGGCTGA
- the LOC110511998 gene encoding cytochrome b5 reductase 4 isoform X2: MTQRKHHFTVVHTSKSWSFIVVLIEDPSYTGFLRNLACFRRVAMLNVPSQSFPAASSQQRVAPAGQSGRNKVALKPGHSLMDWIRVAKSGRDLTGLRGRLIDVTEEELQKHNTRDDCWTCIRGMVYNVSPYMDFHPGGEEELMKAAGIDGTDLFDQVHRWVNYESMLKECLVGRMAVKASTALKAQSVIKDSITHLNGLAPPPLPTSMLPPAFLTPPSPSSSLQPSAAPPPTQPKDARPRYDWFQTDVTVNIVVYTKRKLPSSGCTIVDLQDGVLRVEVLLGKMSYILRQRLAQEVDGSVAVHTACAVGKIQVSMRKAAKGKWEELGEPLEFHDSLFRKKDRAIFYRECMLVSKTAVTHDTWVFRLQLPLGTLMHVPVGKHIYLKSLIQDSEVVKPYTPVEETLVPATLDSTEGTAATDIFLMIKVYPDGVLTPHLNNLNIGDHLSVSSPDGPFSLRLLREVTHLYLLAAGTGFTPMARVIRLALQDLGSLRKTKLMFFNRQERDILWHSKLDGLAAEDERFQVEYILSEPCDGWAGRKGRVEASMLTDFLVRPEGSKVFVCVCGPSAFTELTVGLVRQHCFSEEEIHVFQG, translated from the exons ATGACACAACGGAAACATCATTTCACAGTGGTTCACACCTCCAAGAGTTGGTCCTTTATTGTCGTGTTAATCGAAGACCCGTCTTATACAGGATTCCTCCGGAATTTGGCTTGCTTTCGAAGAGTCGCGATGCTGAACGTCCCATCCCAGTCGTTCCCTGCAGCCAGCTCTCAGCAGCGTGTTGCTCCAGCCGGTCAGTCCGGCAGGAACAAG gTAGCATTGAAGCCTGGCCACAGTCTGATGGACTGGATCCGTGTGGCTAAGAGTGGCCGGGACCTGACAGGGCTGAGAGGCAGACTTATAGACGTCACGGAGGAGGAGCTGCAAAAACACAACACACGTGATGACTGCTGGACCTGCATACGAG gCATGGTTTATAATGTGAGCCCCTACATGGATTTCCAccctggaggagaagaggaactGATGAAGGCAGCTGGGATAGACGGAACAGACCTTTTTGACCAG GTCCACCGGTGGGTGAACTATGAGTCCATGTTAAAGGAGTGTCTGGTAGGGAGGATGGCTGTGAAGGCCAGCACTGCTCTCAAAG CTCAGTCTGTGATAAAGGACAGCATCACTCATTTAAATG gtctAGCCCCCCCTCCTCTGCCCACCTCCATGCTCCCTCCTGCTTTCCtcacccctccctcaccctcctcatCACTGCAACCCTCAGCCGCCCCGCCACCAACCCAACCCAAAGACGCCCGGCCCAG gtatgACTGGTTTCAAACTGATGTCACAGTCAATATTGTGGTTTACACCAAACGGAAG CTCCCCAGCTCTGGCTGTACCATAGTTGACCTGCAAGATGGTGTTCTACGGGTGGAAGTTCTTCTGGGGAAAATGTCCTACATACTGCGTCAAC GTCTAGCCCAAGAAGTAGATGGAAGCGTTGCTG TCCACACAGCGTGTGCTGTGGGGAAGATTCAGGTCAGCATGCGTAAAGCGGCCAAAGGAAAGTGGGAGGAGCTTGGTGAACCACTGGAATTCCATGATTCTCTTTTCAGGAAGAAAGATCGAG ccatCTTCTACAGAGAGTGTATGTTAGTTTctaagacagcagtcacacacgaCACCTGGGTGTTCCGGTTACAACTCCCTCTAGGGACGCTCATGCACGTGCCGGTTGGGAAACACATCTACCTCAAGTCCCTCATCCAAG ACAGTGAGGTGGTGAAGCCCTACACGCCAGTCGAGGAAACACTGGTACCAGCTACACTGGACTCCACAGAGGGGACTGCAGCCACTGACATCTTCCTCATGATCAAAGTCTACCCAGATGGAGTGTTGACTCCACACCTAAACAACCTCAACATCG GTGACCACCTGTCTGTCAGCAGCCCAGATGGTCCGTTCAGTCTCCGCCTCCTGCGCGAGGTCACTCACCTCTACCTGTTAGCAGCCGGCACGGGGTTCACGCCGATGGCTCGGGTGATCCGATTGGCTCTCCAGGACCTGGGCTCACTCAG GAAAACCAAGCTGATGTTCTTCAACAGACAGGAAAGAGACATCCTGTGGCACTCTAAACTTGACGGCCTCGCAGCTGAagatgagag GTTCCAGGTGGAGTATATTCTGTCAGAGCCGTGTGATGGGTGGGCAGGCAGGAAGGGGCGGGTTGAGgcctccatgctgactgacttcCTGGTTAGGCCTGAGGGGTCAaaggtctttgtgtgtgtgtgtggcccctcAGCCTTCACTGAGCTGACTGTGGG gtTGGTGAGACAGCATTGTTTCAGTGAAGAGGAGATTCATGTTTTCCAGGGCTGA